A region of Paenibacillus sp. 37 DNA encodes the following proteins:
- a CDS encoding GntR family transcriptional regulator, translated as MKKLALYKQIQENIIQKIKSGQLRPTDRIPSEQELMDEFRVSKITVKNALTLLADEGLIIRVQGKGSFVSSSLVVSSIHSPPSEGSASSIPLIGFIIPTMRTRVIQKLVDYTEQFLQEAGLNMVLSITRESSSIETNVIRTLTELGVKGLIVFPTEDEKYNESLLRLSLDKFPCVFIDRYLRNIETYTITSDNYGGAYKAVSHLLSKSHQQIALISPENANTAVEDRTLGFEQAYTDQGISIDKSLWCHIPLNILRSEHALDYVSEFLQNHSEISAAFSLTEETARLTSSAIRRLNDHSNIDLLSFDNPHLSGVAYVQQNEQEMARTAVRLLREQMEDTYSPKNAIIPVQLIFP; from the coding sequence TTGAAAAAGCTGGCGCTCTACAAACAAATTCAAGAAAATATTATACAGAAAATTAAATCAGGGCAGCTTCGGCCCACAGACCGCATTCCTTCTGAGCAAGAACTAATGGACGAATTCAGAGTAAGTAAAATAACCGTCAAGAACGCCCTAACCCTACTCGCTGACGAAGGATTAATTATACGCGTACAAGGCAAAGGCTCATTTGTCTCTTCAAGTCTTGTTGTTTCTAGCATCCATTCTCCCCCATCCGAAGGCAGCGCGTCCTCCATACCACTCATCGGCTTCATCATTCCGACGATGAGAACCCGTGTCATTCAAAAGCTCGTTGACTACACAGAACAATTCCTGCAAGAAGCCGGCCTCAACATGGTACTTAGCATCACGCGAGAGTCCTCCTCTATCGAAACAAACGTCATCCGTACACTAACGGAACTCGGTGTGAAGGGGCTGATCGTTTTTCCGACGGAAGATGAGAAGTACAACGAATCATTACTGCGTCTGTCGCTCGACAAATTTCCGTGTGTGTTCATCGACCGCTATCTGCGCAACATTGAGACGTACACCATTACATCCGATAATTACGGCGGTGCGTATAAGGCTGTATCCCATTTGTTATCCAAGAGTCATCAGCAGATTGCGCTCATCTCACCTGAAAATGCCAATACAGCCGTCGAGGATCGCACGCTTGGCTTCGAGCAGGCATATACAGATCAAGGTATCTCAATTGACAAGAGCTTGTGGTGTCACATCCCTCTCAACATTCTACGCAGCGAGCATGCATTGGACTATGTAAGCGAATTCTTGCAGAACCACAGTGAAATTTCGGCAGCTTTCTCCTTGACTGAAGAAACAGCACGCCTTACATCATCCGCTATCCGTCGTCTGAACGATCACTCCAATATCGATTTGCTATCTTTTGATAATCCACATCTTTCAGGCGTAGCTTATGTGCAGCAGAATGAACAGGAAATGGCACGAACAGCCGTAAGGCTGTTACGTGAACAGATGGAAGATACTTATTCTCCTAAGAACGCCATTATTCCCGTGCAACTCATCTTCCCTTGA
- a CDS encoding sensor histidine kinase, giving the protein MDTKSRKNKADWKVPIDLIVIIVAAILWILLLINEYSYTGLSLSYSTSSYIQALLAFIILCLLASRLFLYFKAPHSSRSFWHGSLLMDYFHIWRIGLRASLQNWRLTFGLIMMLLLTAIAGICIWQAATYYSIYQQFFFILYVLLYVLFLVPYILSKLGRFIAIINGSKEIAEGNIQNTIQDTGKDALSKLAGYINNMKAGYQSALENQMKSERLKTELITNVSHDLKTPLTSIINYVDLLKKEDLSTETTRAYIETLDRKALRMKLLIEDLFEISKMASGTVELDIEYVDVATLLTQAIAESNTSMGQTSPVIRERIAKFPIHAHLDGNKIWRVFENLIGNAQKYSLQGTRIYIYLDQSDNQVQFKIQNTAAYEIDFAAEELFERFKRADESRQTEGSGLGLSIVKSIVELHGGEIKIEIHGDQFNVILHLPKQRLI; this is encoded by the coding sequence TTGGATACAAAATCGAGAAAAAATAAAGCCGATTGGAAGGTTCCAATCGACCTTATTGTCATCATTGTCGCCGCGATCTTATGGATCCTCTTACTCATAAACGAGTATTCATACACGGGGTTGAGTCTGAGCTATTCAACTTCAAGTTACATTCAGGCACTGCTTGCCTTTATTATTCTTTGCTTACTGGCAAGCAGATTGTTTCTTTATTTTAAGGCACCCCACAGTAGTCGTTCCTTCTGGCATGGCAGTCTGCTGATGGATTACTTTCACATTTGGAGAATCGGTCTTAGAGCCAGTTTGCAAAACTGGAGACTAACGTTTGGTCTCATCATGATGCTTTTGCTAACCGCGATAGCCGGCATTTGTATTTGGCAGGCAGCCACATATTACAGCATATATCAACAGTTTTTTTTCATACTTTATGTATTGCTGTATGTGCTTTTTCTGGTACCGTATATCCTTTCCAAGCTTGGACGTTTCATCGCTATCATCAACGGGAGCAAAGAAATTGCTGAAGGAAATATTCAGAATACGATTCAAGATACCGGCAAGGATGCCCTATCCAAGCTTGCTGGCTATATTAACAATATGAAAGCCGGGTATCAAAGCGCGCTGGAGAATCAAATGAAGAGCGAACGGTTAAAAACAGAGCTGATTACCAACGTATCGCATGATTTGAAGACTCCGCTTACTTCTATTATCAATTATGTAGATTTATTAAAAAAAGAAGATCTGTCTACGGAGACTACCCGAGCCTATATTGAAACCCTGGACCGGAAGGCGCTACGGATGAAGCTGTTGATTGAAGACCTGTTCGAAATCTCAAAGATGGCCAGCGGTACAGTAGAGCTGGATATTGAGTACGTGGATGTAGCGACATTGTTGACACAGGCGATCGCCGAGTCCAATACCAGTATGGGACAAACGTCGCCTGTGATTCGGGAGAGGATTGCAAAATTCCCCATCCATGCACATTTGGACGGCAATAAAATTTGGCGTGTATTCGAAAATTTAATTGGCAACGCGCAGAAATATTCACTTCAAGGAACCAGAATCTATATTTATTTGGACCAGTCTGATAATCAGGTACAATTCAAAATTCAAAATACTGCTGCTTATGAGATTGATTTTGCTGCGGAAGAGTTGTTCGAGCGTTTCAAAAGAGCAGATGAATCCCGCCAGACAGAAGGCTCCGGACTAGGGCTGTCCATTGTGAAAAGCATCGTTGAGCTGCACGGCGGGGAGATCAAAATCGAGATTCATGGCGATCAATTCAACGTTATTCTGCATTTGCCCAAGCAGCGCTTAATTTAA
- a CDS encoding polymorphic toxin type 8 domain-containing protein, whose amino-acid sequence MANEDKVSTSLRGEIKLDLNEIKRKKRKNVRVPQGYQMQHKRGFEARKGYGYEHSVLNVTEDDEGNRIDVAVPRISTDVEGKEHIPIEVAIEAAFFILSAQVLVPSQGQELATIVVSREDELHGNNGVLRRISIFHLFT is encoded by the coding sequence ATAGCAAATGAAGATAAGGTTTCAACTTCATTACGAGGAGAAATCAAACTTGATCTAAATGAAATTAAAAGAAAAAAACGCAAAAATGTAAGAGTTCCTCAGGGATACCAGATGCAGCACAAACGTGGTTTCGAGGCAAGAAAGGGTTACGGTTACGAACACAGTGTTTTAAATGTTACTGAAGATGATGAAGGTAACAGGATTGATGTTGCCGTTCCCAGAATTTCGACCGATGTCGAGGGAAAAGAACATATTCCCATTGAAGTCGCTATTGAAGCGGCTTTTTTTATTTTATCGGCACAAGTTCTTGTCCCGAGCCAAGGACAAGAACTTGCAACGATTGTCGTGTCAAGGGAAGATGAGTTGCACGGGAATAATGGCGTTCTTAGGAGAATAAGTATCTTCCATCTGTTCACGTAA